CTCTCCTCCCGTATCTCTCGGAGACGGCGCCGTCATTGCTGAGGTATGCCTCCACAAATCCCAGGACCCGAATCCTCCGAGTTTTTGTTTCCTGCCTGGGTTCGAGCCCGTGGCTGCTGAGACTGAATCCTTGGACTTTGGGATTCGAAGTCTAGACCACGCAGTGGGCAACGTTTCCGAACTGCTACCCGCAGTGTCGTACGTGAAGGGATTCACGGGTTTCCACGAGTTTGCCGAGTTCACGGCGGTGGACGTCGGGACGAGTGAAAGCGGGCTTAACTCGGTGATGCTGGCGAACAACGACGAGAGGGTCATTATCCCGATGAATGAGTCGGTGTACGGAACGAAGAGGAGGAGTCAAATTCAGACATCTCTGGAGCACAACGAAGGGGCTGGGGTTCAACACCTGGCTCTGGTTAGCGATGACATATTCAGTACGCTGAGAGAGATGAGGCAGCGAAGTGCGTTGGGTGGGTACGAGTTCATGCCTTTGCCACCGCCAATGTACTATAAGAACCTTAAGAATCAAGCTGGGGATGTGTTGACGGAGACTCAGATAAAAGAGTGCGAGGAGTTCGGGGTTTTGGTGGACAGGGATCATGAGGGTACACTGCTCCAGATTTTCACTGTAACATTCCATTTAGTAAAAGTGGTTTAGTGAAGCAAATCTTTAGAGTGTACACGTGTGTACAATTGCAGTTCACGGCACACCTTGGGCAATTAGCAATTGTCAAATCTTTATGTAGTTGTACGAGTAGTCTAACTGGTAGAAGTCTTCACACTGCAGAGACTACTGGACCACTTTATATGTATTGGCTTCTTATTTCATGCATATATAAAGTTGTACGTACGTGCTAACATTTTGTTTAGTATGCGCTGAATCAGAATTTGTTTGAAATGTTGCACAGACCGACCATATTCATCGAGATAATACAGAGAGTCGGGTGCATGATAAAGGATGATAAAGGCAAGATGTATCAGAAGGGTGGCTGTGGAGGTTTCGGAAAGGGTAATATCTCAGAGCTGTTTAAATGCGTGGAGTATGAGAAGACACTGCTTGAAGCCAAAGTCGTGTCCTAATCACTCTCGTTCATTCGATCTCATCTGTGTACTAGAAAGTAAGTTTGTGTAACCACTTTGGTGCAGTCTTGCTtggaatatataatattatatctaTACAATACATGCAAATTTAAATCAGTTgttcctttttctttattttgtcgtttttattataagtatatatttatatttaataataaatttattattagtGGAAAATCAAAATCTTTGATTATGTGTATTGATTTggattgtttttattatttaagGCAGTCGGATTCAAACATTGCTATGAATATGTGATTTTTTGTCTTTCTAATTATATGATTTTGTGTATTCAAAGTTATGAACACAGTACCTTTCTTCGGCTCTTAAACAAGtgtatttttaattgattttatggTTATGGTTTGCTTATTTCATTTTTGAGACATTGTGTAGACGTGCACTTTTTTCTTGTCAATGAAGAGCCATAATAAGTATGACTAGCTAATGTGTTAGTGATTATGACATTTGATATGCCGTATTTTTAGTTATTTTGGCATTCTATGTATGTCATAAATGCTCATATTTGGTCATAATTAGTTTTGAAATACTGATGATGATTTGGGAACATCACATATAGTGTTTGGTCTTTGTTATTCCCTGTTTTGGAGTAGCTTTTGGTTCTGTAGCAGAGACAGACAGAACAACAAGGTATATGTTATCATCAATAAATTGATACTATGTTGCTATATTCAGATTTGGagatttttttgtattttgttattgatattgatattCAGATTTAGGATGTAGATTAATTTAATAAGCTTACTGCATTAGTGAATCTGATTATTTGTTCCTGTACTAagatttactaattttttttatgttcttATATTTGTTTTTCATATTTAGATATTTGCATTTTCATATTTCTTTGTTTTCCTATTTCTAAAGTTTTGCATTAATCTCAAGTGTTTCTCTATTTTTAGCATGCTCTGCTTTCTGGTTTGTAGGGTGAACTTTGATATTGAAATTGATATTGTAGGGTGAACTTTGTTTTTGGAGAGATAACTAGTTTTTTAGTTTACGAGTTTTGTGTGTTTGAATCTGATTTTTATTCTGTATACAAATATGTTTTGAATCTGATTTTTTTAAAGTGTGAAAATTTTGTGTTTGGTATTTGATTTATGTATTATGTTCATTgattatatatatgaatctgttattctttttaaaaaggaGATGAGACATCtactttttattttaagttttttttatgttAAACTTTGAATCTAGTTTGTATCATATATATTGCATATGAAATTCTTTGTTTTATCACATGAATTATAGTTTTCGATGCATATTGCCTATTAAATGTAGTTTTGAATGTTgacttatattttcttttttttatttggatTATTATGctactttgaattttttttttttttttgcctgtgatgttgataaatgattttattttatgttggtgattatgggacttgatgtgctcatatatatatttttttaatatatgctggtatatcaagtgtcataaatgcccataataataagtcatattttctgaaatcctgatgatgattaaattggggataattattatgttgagattaattatatTTTCCCATTGTTGCCAACCCGAACCCCACCTCCAACCATCGTCGGTGTCCACCTCACAAAGCCATCATCGACATTCACAAGTTCGAGAAAAATGATGCTCTTTTGTAATAATCTCAAAGTCAAGAATAGACTTGTAATAGACTTgttgatattttttatgaaatgtaattAGTTTAACGCTCATCtttaataagcaatgaatattttataatatatgtttgtttattttattattaatgttaaataatttatttgagttCGGTTCGTGAGTCACAAGATGTTTACTAGTTTATTTACAGTAATTTACTAAGGAGtgaactttatgaagtttttttatttttgtagggGTAACCTTAAAAGGATAACTTTATGCcttattttagtattgaacattataaagaattttagcattaaacattttattattgtatggttttttttagtttatttctaatataaaacatttataataactgttattatcttttacctacacataactATTACATTTGACAAAAATATAAATTCTGTAATAAACCAATAAAATCatgctatgtgggctaataaaatgacCCCACATGGTCCAATAATATTGTGCCACgtagactaataaaatgatgccACGTGGTCTATATAAAATGATGACATATGTACTAATTCTCAAACGACACGTGGACAAATTATTGTTTGACACGTGGAGCAACCACAAGATGCCAAGTGGCGATATTGATGtatgccacgtaggatgccacgtcatcagacacataaaactatggaaaccatgtcagcagacacataggatgccacgtcatcagacacATAAAAACTATGGAAACCATGTCAGCAGACACGTAGGATGCCATGTCGTCAAATACGTCATCtgctgactcatcaattgatttataacttagtggggtccactgattcttttacctaccagtattaataagtgtaggtaaatactctttccccactaacctttacctaccaatctgtaatgacccactaatctagactaattggaccattatcgaaactatacataaaacttacatttttacaaaaataccataatttattgagtaacttgaaaaataagagttatttacaaagaaacagaatactaagaaggattatgggatcccattgtttttaaaacaaaacatgatttaaaacaaaagacattacataataatgcggaaaatacacataaaaaccataaaaacataaaaggagactatatcctcgaatcgaataacgctcggccccttgactccattcatcatcgatacacattctccaagcgtcacgaatctttccgcctctaaacttattttcctgcacataaacagaaaggagtgagcctaatgcctagcaaggaaaaatctaacacaaaatcatataaattcataagaaaacataaagacttaacataacacatataacatacacttattataatggtcattattacttggggtcccatagactaaacaagcttatgcccatgagattagtggggtcctaccagctaaataggcttatgcccacaatctttttggggtcttgttagtcaaatagggcataagcccaagcctacaacatacacatcaataacatattcataacaaaacataacacattaataacataaaacatatagataacacaagcacataacatattaattctagcctattttccttaccaaagttaccgagattatggattgagttgggattgttggaacactcctaaaaccataagaaagagtaagtctaaagaaaggagatgaaatgaaagagatggaaagactaaaccatagaaaacatacttaccgacttatatgcttaaaagcttggattccctaaccaaaataagaataaggttaggggactgagtagaaggttttgagaaaggaaatatcataaaaatacagaaaagaactagagttttgggtttacctcaaagattgcaagatcaatctaacatccaccgaaatactatagcactcacttcccaaagtgtttgataagcttatgatgtttaagcttatagtttttccccaaaccaagtgtttacactctcacactcacttaacactagcagcctctgaacttagagcaaatggtgaataatggctgggtactaggtcctatttatagagtttgggaatgaaaatatcttgattttacttgaataaaaataatggctttttaagtgaaaatcatttgaataatcgttcagcagaggctgaagactcgttcaaaagatgctggactgttgaaggagtttgaatggctgaagggaaaagaattcaaaagtatttgaattcatgctggtggaggcgatatatcgccccctataggcgatatatcgcctggacctttgttcccgaggcgaccgtgcatcgattcgtgttttccgtatctacgtgctgcgacatatcgccccttatagttgcgatatatcggcatacgctgaatatttaaacacgaatttacacatttttagctaagtttgaatggattaaacagccttgactaagccctcaacgtactcaagactgctgactgaccctataacattcaaattttacccttatttaatttaatcctcaaaaatacttaatccttaattaccattcataacatgtgcttaaaatcctattggttgatgtctaaaccttataatataataatataatccttaatatcagtcacattaatcaaaccttaggttatacttaatattcttaaactataggttaaacttagaaaatctataagtactactatgagtgtccaaataactcccggtctgaaccaaaaatccaaagtaacaatgata
The genomic region above belongs to Humulus lupulus chromosome 1, drHumLupu1.1, whole genome shotgun sequence and contains:
- the LOC133778638 gene encoding 4-hydroxyphenylpyruvate dioxygenase-like: NATDSTSSASIPTFDHSTFLSFSAAHGLAVRAIAVEVDDAEFAFATSVAHGATPSSPPVSLGDGAVIAEVCLHKSQDPNPPSFCFLPGFEPVAAETESLDFGIRSLDHAVGNVSELLPAVSYVKGFTGFHEFAEFTAVDVGTSESGLNSVMLANNDERVIIPMNESVYGTKRRSQIQTSLEHNEGAGVQHLALVSDDIFSTLREMRQRSALGGYEFMPLPPPMYYKNLKNQAGDVLTETQIKECEEFGVLVDRDHEGTLLQIFTNLFEMLHRPTIFIEIIQRVGCMIKDDKGKMYQKGGCGGFGKGNISELFKCVEYEKTLLEAKVVS